The genome window TTTGAGTTCCACGTTCGGCTCAGCCTGGGACTTCCTTTGCCCCCGCTCGACGGAGTGCCAACGGCGATGGCCAATTTGCTGGGACAACTCGACGCCCGCGATTGGCGGTCGGGCCTTCAAGCGGCCTTGGAGCACGACCCAGGAGTCGCTGTGCACTGGTACGGCAAACTCAAGTCGAGCCCGGGTCGCAAAATGGGACATATCAACGCGACAGGTCCGGACGCATTGGCCCGGGTCAAGTCCGCGCGCGATGCGTTCTACGCGGCATGGTGCCAGCCCGAAGAAGCAGCTCGTCGGTAGTTTTCCCGACGGACGAGACCGCAAGAACTACCAGGTTTTGGATACTTCGTTGTCCAAACAGCCGACAAGCTGAGCTCCCGAACCCGGCGCTCCAGTATTCTTAGGTGAGTGACCGGCGTATCTGCCAGGTCCAGTGAGAGGAAAGAATGCGATCACTCATTTCGATTTGCTTTGTTGCTGCGGTCACCTCTGCTGCCTACGCAGGCACGCTGTCGGCCACCTACGCCAGCTCGTTTGGCAAGAACGTCCAGTTCACGCTGAGCAGCGCGAACAAAGACCAGGGCACGGTCCAGTGGAACGGTACGCGCACCGGCGGTACCGATACGCTCGTCCCGGCCACTTACAACGCCTACTGCGTGGAGCTCGGCGAGTTCATCAACACCGGTGTCAACACGACCCACCAGAACGTCACTCCACTTCTTGGTTCGTCCACCGTGCCGGGCGGCGTGGTCTTCAACAGCGGCCGCACCGATGCGATGGAGCGACTTTGGGGTAGCTACTTCGGACTCGTGAACACCGCCGAGAAGTCCGCTGCCTTCCAACTCGCCGTTTGGGAGATCGCATTCGACAACGACCTTTCGCTCACCAATGCAAGCGGAAACCTCGTTGGCCGTGATCGCGACGCTTCGATGAGCGGAATCCAATTGGATCCCGTTTCGCAGATCGCCCAGGGTTGGCTGATGAACGTCGCAACAGGTGCAGCTACCCAGCGACAAAAGCTCCTGCTTCTCAGCGGTCAAGGCACTCAGGACCTCATTACTCCGGTTCCCGAGCCCGCTTCCATCTTCGCGATTGCCGTTGGCGCAGCGATGCTCGCTCGCCGACGCAAGAATCGAGCCTAATACTCTAAAGAACGGCAGGTCGCCCGCGGTGATTTTCACGGCGGGCGATTTGCTTCATTTGAGCGTAAGGATCGTCACTTCGGGGCGACAAAAGAGCCTGCTCGGCGGACCGGTAGTACCCAGCCCTCGACTCACGTAGAGGGGAGTCGGCGCATCGGGGAAGAATCCTCGCAGGTACTTCGAGCCGTTCCGGCTGCGGATCGGTGCCCAGCCCCAGGGAGTCGTGAACTGCCCTCCGTGCGAGTGCCCACTGAGCATAAGCGCGCACCCTTCGGGAAGCCACTCGACGAGATCCGGCTCGTGCCACAACGCGATCACCGGCTCAGGCCCCTCGATCGTCTCCATCGCCCCGATCGGATCCGCCTCGCCCACATTGGCCGAGTCGATTCCGAGCCAGGTGATCCCCTGGTGAGTCCAGGATTCGTTTCGCAGCAGGTGGATATTGAGGTGATCCAGCACCGGCACCAGATTGGACGCATCGGCGCCGTAGTAGTCGCGGTTCCCAGGGATCGCCACGACGTTGCCGTCCATCATCAGTAGGGGATCAAGGGCTTGCCGCAACAGCGCCTCCGATTTGGGCGTCCAGCAGCTGACCAGATCGCCCGCGATGACGACCATGTCGGGCATCTCGTCGAGCAAGATATCGACGGCGCGTTGGGTGAGCTGCAACGTCCCGTGGTCGCGCAGATGCAAGTCCGCGATGAGGCCGATTCGGAACCCGCGCAGTGCCTCCGGCCAATCCGCAAGTATCAGGGTGCGTCGAGTCAACTCCAGCCGATTGACCTCGACCAGTGCGCCGTACAGCAACGCACCTGCGCTCGCTGCGACCACCGTCCCTAGTGCCTTCGCAAACTTCATGCTGTCTTTGAGGTTACCCGTCAGCTGAGTTAAGGGTCAGGATGCTGACTTCCGGCGGGCAATAGAGCCTAACATTCAGCGTAACCGAGGTCCCAACCCCGCGAGTCACGAACAGCGGCGCGCGGGCGGTGGGATAGAAACCGGAGATGTACCGCCGCGCCCCGTAGGGCGAGAAGATCGGCAACCCGAATGGCAAACAGATTTGGCCACCATGCGAGTGGCCGGCGATCATGAGACTCGTTCGCGGGTCGATCCGGCTGACGAAATCCGGCTCGTGGAAGAGTGTGATAAGCGAATCGGGGGCTTCGCTTCCGAAGAGGTCGTGACGGTCCATTCCGTAAACTCCGTCGTCGATGCCGGCGATGGTCACGCCTTGGAAAACCGCTGACTGATTCGAGAGCATCTCCACACTGGAGCGATTGATGACCTCGCTGATGATCTCCGGTCCCCTCGAACCATAGTCGTGGTTCCCAAGCGTGGCATAGGTCTTGATCCCAAGCGAATCAACTTCCTCCATCACCGCTCGGAGGTACCTCAGGTTGGGGGCATGAACCTTGTTTAGGAAGTCACCGGGCATGACCAGGACATCCGGTTTCTCAGGTTCTACGAGGCGCACCGCCTGGATCGCTCGATCTCGCTCGAAGGGGGTATTGCAGTGGATATCGGCAATGACCGCGACCTTGAAACCGTTGGCGCGCCAGCGCGGCAGTTCGAGCGTCCGCCGCTCAACGCGCAATTCGTGGCTTGACTCGCCGAAGTATCCCAGGCTAGCGCTTCCCGCCATTGCCGCCGCCATTCCCAAAACCTGGCGACGCGTGACGCTCATTCGTTCACAGCTTCCATCACCCGCACGGCAATGGTCGGATTTCCAAACGGCGGCATCAAGTACAGTCCTTGCGCCTGGCTCCGGACTTTGCTCGCCAGCGCCTGAGCTTCTTCGATCCCAAAGTTCATGGCCTGCTCATCATCAATCGCTGCGGCCATCTTGGCGCGCAAGCGCTCAGGAACTTCGATACCCGGCACCTCGTTGTGCATGAACTCTGCATGGCGCGACGATCGTAGCGGCAGCACCCCAACGAAGATGGGCAGACCCGCACGCACGGCACATTCGATCGCGCGGTCGATGTGTTCGGGCTCAAAAATCGGCTGAGTGTAGATCACGTGGGCTCCCGCATCCACCTTGCGTGCAAGCCGGTCCAACTCTAGGACCATGTCGTGGGCCAGCGGATTGAAGGCGATCGCGATGGTAAATGCGCATTTCATTCCAACCGTGTTGCCCGCCAAATCGATCCCGTCATTGAATCTGCTGAGGATCCGGACCAGGCCGATGCTATCGACGTCGTAAACGCTCGTCGCGCTGGGGTAGTCGCCGATATTGGCCGGGTCGCCGGTGACCGCAAGGATGTTCTTGACTCCCAAAGCGTGTGCCCCAAGCAGGTCGGCCTGGACCGCGAGCAAGTTTCGATCGCGGCAGGCGAAGTGCATCATCACTTCGACGTCCACCGAATCTTGGATGATCTTCGAGACGGAAAGCGGATTCATCCGCAACCGCGCTCGCGCGCCATCCGAGATGTCGATCAAGTGTGCGCCTCGTTCGGCGAGCAGTTTGCTACCGTCGAGCACCTTTTGGACGTTCAGGCCGCGCGGCAGGTCCATCTCGACGGCGATGGTGAATTGCCGCTGGGCCAGTCGTTCGGCTAGACGGGTCGGCTCGGCTTGCACGAGTGGCTTGGCAGCACGCGGCTCGGCACTTGTCGC of Chthonomonas sp. contains these proteins:
- a CDS encoding PEP-CTERM sorting domain-containing protein, which codes for MRSLISICFVAAVTSAAYAGTLSATYASSFGKNVQFTLSSANKDQGTVQWNGTRTGGTDTLVPATYNAYCVELGEFINTGVNTTHQNVTPLLGSSTVPGGVVFNSGRTDAMERLWGSYFGLVNTAEKSAAFQLAVWEIAFDNDLSLTNASGNLVGRDRDASMSGIQLDPVSQIAQGWLMNVATGAATQRQKLLLLSGQGTQDLITPVPEPASIFAIAVGAAMLARRRKNRA
- a CDS encoding metallophosphoesterase, with product MKFAKALGTVVAASAGALLYGALVEVNRLELTRRTLILADWPEALRGFRIGLIADLHLRDHGTLQLTQRAVDILLDEMPDMVVIAGDLVSCWTPKSEALLRQALDPLLMMDGNVVAIPGNRDYYGADASNLVPVLDHLNIHLLRNESWTHQGITWLGIDSANVGEADPIGAMETIEGPEPVIALWHEPDLVEWLPEGCALMLSGHSHGGQFTTPWGWAPIRSRNGSKYLRGFFPDAPTPLYVSRGLGTTGPPSRLFCRPEVTILTLK
- a CDS encoding metallophosphoesterase, with the translated sequence MSVTRRQVLGMAAAMAGSASLGYFGESSHELRVERRTLELPRWRANGFKVAVIADIHCNTPFERDRAIQAVRLVEPEKPDVLVMPGDFLNKVHAPNLRYLRAVMEEVDSLGIKTYATLGNHDYGSRGPEIISEVINRSSVEMLSNQSAVFQGVTIAGIDDGVYGMDRHDLFGSEAPDSLITLFHEPDFVSRIDPRTSLMIAGHSHGGQICLPFGLPIFSPYGARRYISGFYPTARAPLFVTRGVGTSVTLNVRLYCPPEVSILTLNSADG
- a CDS encoding bifunctional homocysteine S-methyltransferase/methylenetetrahydrofolate reductase, producing MTSRFMDALARGVLVGDGATGTRLQMLGFDKTPYDLACLLDPDLVLRVHQEYFAAGSDFVETNTFAASRIRLEHTNWDVRELNRRAAEIAREAAGPDKLVVGAIGPAGKALAPIGTLTHEQVYESVFEQAQALAEGGADAILLETYIDLDEIATAVRAVRDACPLPVIVSKAFIEDGEALSEGLPGICAARIAQMGVDALGANCVVGPQRMVDIVRQLSEATDLPVMAFPTPGLPQLVKGTVVYDTSPEYFGKACARLVEEGAAIVGGCCGTSPDHIHALRTVVEAGIRKKQARPATSAEPRAAKPLVQAEPTRLAERLAQRQFTIAVEMDLPRGLNVQKVLDGSKLLAERGAHLIDISDGARARLRMNPLSVSKIIQDSVDVEVMMHFACRDRNLLAVQADLLGAHALGVKNILAVTGDPANIGDYPSATSVYDVDSIGLVRILSRFNDGIDLAGNTVGMKCAFTIAIAFNPLAHDMVLELDRLARKVDAGAHVIYTQPIFEPEHIDRAIECAVRAGLPIFVGVLPLRSSRHAEFMHNEVPGIEVPERLRAKMAAAIDDEQAMNFGIEEAQALASKVRSQAQGLYLMPPFGNPTIAVRVMEAVNE